Proteins encoded in a region of the Candidatus Moanabacter tarae genome:
- the macA gene encoding Macrolide export protein MacA, giving the protein MKIRSPLILFVVIIVLSGVALVTLRLSRPSAYVELVVKGNAIGAVSGTLRIKEAHRMRVRSELGGKVEATNMEIGQVINKGDLLLQLDTDDIDLAIESINIDKEAHEKHLALGSSLKFAIKAKEGVLKTQNKLHEKGSVSLTKLKTTQRQLDELYERRERQKIDNDKLLKKLETSIETKNRQLQKMSVMSPINGTIVHVYSHEGDLIGPGSVIAEVLATERRVEASISEEDFSKVEAGQHVIARLLGYGNEILEGRVTQLLPTSDPTSQRYSIFLDLNLEPERLTPGLTGEVSIIIGEREDALVIPHRALLDNSVFVVNEGVVELRSVKIGYESLNLVEILEGLEEGESVIVEELDRFREGSKVRL; this is encoded by the coding sequence ATGAAGATACGTTCCCCCCTCATCCTGTTTGTTGTAATCATCGTCCTAAGCGGCGTAGCCCTTGTCACACTTCGATTGTCACGCCCCTCCGCGTATGTTGAGCTCGTAGTCAAAGGTAACGCTATTGGTGCAGTCTCGGGTACTCTTCGAATTAAAGAAGCCCATAGAATGAGAGTTCGCTCCGAACTTGGAGGGAAGGTTGAAGCAACAAACATGGAAATCGGACAAGTGATCAACAAGGGGGATCTCTTGCTTCAGCTTGACACTGATGATATCGACTTGGCAATTGAATCAATCAACATAGATAAAGAGGCCCACGAGAAGCACCTTGCCCTCGGATCCTCACTAAAGTTCGCAATCAAAGCAAAAGAAGGGGTGTTAAAAACTCAAAATAAATTACACGAAAAAGGAAGTGTATCTTTGACAAAGCTTAAAACAACACAGCGCCAACTTGACGAACTGTACGAGAGGAGGGAACGGCAGAAAATCGACAACGATAAGCTACTAAAGAAGCTTGAAACAAGTATTGAAACAAAAAATCGACAACTCCAGAAGATGTCGGTCATGAGCCCTATTAATGGGACCATAGTCCATGTCTATTCTCATGAGGGTGATCTTATTGGCCCAGGAAGTGTGATCGCAGAAGTCCTTGCCACAGAACGACGTGTAGAGGCTAGCATCAGTGAAGAGGACTTTTCCAAAGTAGAAGCAGGCCAACATGTTATCGCGCGCCTTCTCGGATATGGTAACGAAATTTTAGAAGGTCGGGTCACCCAGCTCCTCCCAACTTCTGACCCAACTTCGCAACGATACAGTATATTTCTTGACCTTAACCTCGAACCGGAACGGTTAACTCCTGGGCTAACGGGCGAAGTAAGTATAATCATCGGAGAACGGGAAGATGCTTTGGTTATACCCCATCGAGCTCTCCTCGACAACAGCGTCTTCGTGGTAAATGAAGGAGTTGTTGAACTTCGATCAGTTAAGATTGGATATGAGAGTCTCAACCTCGTCGAAATCTTAGAGGGACTTGAAGAGGGAGAATCAGTGATCGTCGAAGAGCTAGATAGGTTCCGAGAAGGATCCAAAGTAAGGTTGTAA